In the Leptospiraceae bacterium genome, one interval contains:
- a CDS encoding NTP transferase domain-containing protein — protein sequence MTNATEKVSAVVLAAGKGTRMKSDSPKVAIKLQGKPLICHVVENLNNAGISDITTIVGYKKDEVMGICSSYVNVRFATQEEQLGTGHALLCAEKNLTNYHGILVVACGDVPLISSKTFTNLIYSHIENKNATTVLSAELDNPFGYGRIIRNASGEILEIVEEKDANSSQKQISEINTGTYCFNSPEVFTYLKKIGKENAQGEYYLPDLIKLYNKEGKPSGAVKLQNSFESHGVNSPEDLERIQAYLDNREPRI from the coding sequence ATGACGAATGCTACAGAGAAAGTTTCAGCAGTGGTTTTAGCTGCTGGAAAAGGTACTAGAATGAAGAGTGATTCTCCTAAGGTTGCGATTAAACTTCAGGGGAAGCCTCTTATTTGTCATGTCGTTGAAAACTTAAACAATGCAGGAATTTCAGATATCACCACTATTGTTGGTTACAAAAAAGATGAAGTTATGGGAATTTGTTCGTCTTACGTGAATGTTCGATTTGCTACCCAGGAAGAGCAGTTAGGCACTGGTCATGCTTTACTATGTGCTGAAAAAAATTTAACTAATTATCACGGAATATTGGTTGTTGCTTGCGGAGACGTTCCTCTTATTTCTTCTAAAACTTTTACAAATTTAATTTACTCTCATATCGAAAATAAAAATGCAACAACCGTCTTGAGTGCAGAGTTAGATAATCCTTTTGGTTATGGTAGAATTATTCGTAATGCGTCAGGCGAAATACTTGAAATCGTAGAAGAGAAAGATGCCAATTCATCTCAAAAGCAAATCTCAGAAATTAATACTGGTACGTATTGTTTTAACTCACCTGAAGTTTTTACTTATCTAAAAAAAATCGGTAAAGAAAATGCTCAAGGAGAGTATTATTTACCGGATCTTATAAAGCTCTATAATAAAGAAGGAAAGCCCTCTGGTGCTGTGAAGTTGCAGAACTCATTTGAGAGTCATGGAGTAAATTCTCCGGAAGATTTAGAGAGAATTCAGGCGTATTTAGACAATCGAGAGCCGAGGATATAG
- a CDS encoding ribose-phosphate pyrophosphokinase, whose translation MGQDIALFSGNSNKLLAENICSHLGIPNGKITVKKFSDGEISVKVGENVRGRDVFVVQSVSFPANDHLMELILIIDALRRASARRITAVIPYYGYGRQDRKVEPRVPISARVVADIIQTVGPNRILTMDLHADQIQGFFHIPVDHLFFAPVLVEYILEKKIEDLVIVSPDSGGAERARFLGKKVNGSLAIIDKRRPQANESEVMNIIGEIKDKNCLILDDMIDTAGTICKAANALLEGGALSVMCCATHGVLSGEAINRLNKVDFKEVVLSDTIMVPEGKKIDKIKVLSVAPLFAKAIKIIHDEKSISSLFL comes from the coding sequence ATGGGTCAGGATATAGCGTTATTTTCAGGGAACTCTAACAAACTCTTGGCAGAGAATATTTGCTCTCACCTTGGAATTCCTAATGGCAAAATTACTGTGAAAAAATTTTCTGATGGAGAGATTTCTGTCAAAGTTGGAGAAAACGTACGAGGTAGAGATGTTTTTGTAGTTCAGTCAGTGAGTTTTCCGGCAAACGATCATCTCATGGAATTAATTTTAATTATTGATGCGCTTCGCAGGGCATCCGCCAGAAGAATTACTGCAGTTATACCTTATTATGGCTATGGAAGACAAGACAGAAAAGTTGAGCCAAGGGTGCCGATTTCTGCAAGAGTTGTCGCAGATATTATTCAAACTGTTGGTCCAAATAGAATACTTACGATGGATCTTCATGCAGATCAAATACAAGGATTTTTTCATATTCCGGTCGATCATTTATTTTTTGCACCTGTTTTAGTTGAGTATATTTTAGAAAAGAAGATAGAAGATTTAGTTATTGTATCCCCTGATTCAGGAGGAGCTGAAAGAGCAAGATTTCTCGGCAAAAAAGTAAATGGAAGTTTAGCCATAATTGATAAAAGAAGACCACAGGCGAATGAGTCTGAGGTGATGAATATAATCGGAGAAATCAAAGACAAGAATTGTTTAATTTTAGACGATATGATAGACACAGCAGGTACAATATGTAAAGCAGCAAACGCTCTTCTTGAAGGTGGGGCTCTGTCTGTTATGTGTTGTGCTACCCATGGAGTTTTGTCTGGAGAAGCAATCAATCGTTTGAATAAGGTAGATTTCAAAGAGGTAGTGCTTTCGGATACAATCATGGTTCCCGAAGGCAAAAAAATTGATAAAATAAAAGTGCTTTCAGTTGCGCCACTTTTTGCAAAGGCTATTAAAATTATTCACGATGAAAAATCAATCAGCTCGCTATTTTTATAA
- a CDS encoding WYL domain-containing protein: MIEEKISLGIDPKSANETESRQIELVMNLLKNRGGLSFKKICKIMPHFYGNEKLQSDEKKLQRDIEELKELGFSIKYYKSYLENPSNIGNVYKIESNNTEIQFSQEELKFLSDLIFEKSQLQNSEVLFSISQKIFSGDLTHFPKMKKDSMVEEVNLNDEKEANKIKFNKIIQAIQNKVPLKIHYNKLVDKKIEVREIEPLEIVKKGLVDFYIIAYDRERKGFRKFIFQKIEKLTSLTGSFFHSRKPTNAEKNFHPLGFHVHESIELNIYIEPDYIWRFKDFLSDYPYKEEKSKFYFSTTNLQALCGFFYSHSEIPVKTDSDKFIFEFKNYISEIKKNYNNSEKFL, encoded by the coding sequence ATGATAGAAGAAAAAATTAGTTTAGGAATAGATCCTAAATCTGCCAATGAAACAGAATCTCGTCAAATAGAGTTAGTAATGAATTTATTAAAAAATAGGGGAGGTCTTTCTTTTAAAAAAATTTGCAAAATTATGCCTCACTTTTACGGAAATGAAAAACTCCAATCAGATGAAAAAAAATTACAAAGAGATATTGAAGAATTAAAGGAGTTGGGTTTTTCCATAAAGTACTATAAAAGCTATTTAGAAAATCCTTCTAATATCGGAAATGTTTATAAAATAGAATCCAACAATACAGAAATCCAATTTTCACAGGAAGAGTTGAAATTTTTGTCTGATCTGATTTTTGAAAAATCACAACTACAAAATTCTGAAGTATTATTTTCAATATCTCAAAAGATTTTTTCTGGAGATTTGACACACTTCCCTAAAATGAAAAAAGATTCTATGGTAGAAGAAGTAAATCTTAACGATGAAAAAGAAGCGAACAAGATAAAATTTAATAAAATAATCCAAGCTATTCAAAATAAAGTTCCACTAAAAATACATTACAATAAATTGGTAGATAAAAAAATCGAAGTACGAGAAATCGAGCCTTTAGAAATTGTTAAAAAAGGTTTAGTAGATTTTTATATCATTGCTTACGATAGAGAGAGAAAGGGTTTCAGGAAATTTATTTTTCAGAAAATTGAAAAACTTACGAGTCTTACCGGCAGTTTCTTTCATTCAAGAAAACCAACAAATGCAGAAAAAAATTTCCATCCGTTAGGTTTTCATGTTCACGAGTCGATAGAATTGAATATTTACATCGAACCGGATTATATTTGGAGATTTAAGGATTTTTTATCGGATTATCCATACAAAGAAGAAAAATCAAAATTTTATTTTTCTACTACAAATCTTCAAGCTTTGTGCGGGTTTTTTTATTCTCATTCGGAAATTCCAGTGAAAACAGATTCAGACAAATTCATTTTTGAATTTAAAAATTATATTTCTGAAATAAAAAAAAACTATAATAATTCGGAGAAATTTCTTTGA
- the ispE gene encoding 4-(cytidine 5'-diphospho)-2-C-methyl-D-erythritol kinase: MISPAKINLGLKILFKRQDGYHELNSIFIKIHWGDEIYFEEIEKGKFELISENLLNGEKRKLYDEVSEKGDIKKNILYKAFLESVKLSPEIGGVRVRIKKKIPPGGGLGGGSSNAGMLFYHFFKNTSPENFNKLIQITSKVGADIPFFIKGKNSIVTGIGENLSDIVISSGLGILAIPDISINTKEAFAYLKKPLQAEVNLKEWNFLQEKDLLSLRNGDWKYLSGRFENDFEEFAFRNYSILKEIKSKFLEYGASFASLTGTGSCIYGLVSDEKLREEIFEKMKDHFSDCKFINFSF, encoded by the coding sequence ATGATCTCTCCTGCAAAAATTAATCTTGGATTGAAAATTTTATTCAAGCGTCAAGACGGCTATCATGAATTGAATAGTATTTTTATAAAAATACATTGGGGCGATGAAATTTATTTTGAAGAAATTGAAAAAGGAAAATTTGAATTGATTTCAGAAAATCTTTTAAACGGTGAAAAACGAAAATTATACGATGAGGTTTCCGAGAAAGGAGATATAAAAAAAAATATTCTTTATAAAGCATTTTTGGAATCAGTGAAACTTTCTCCTGAAATTGGAGGGGTGAGGGTCAGAATTAAAAAGAAGATTCCTCCTGGAGGGGGATTGGGTGGGGGGAGCAGCAATGCAGGGATGTTGTTTTATCATTTTTTCAAAAATACCAGCCCAGAAAATTTTAATAAATTAATTCAGATAACTTCAAAAGTCGGGGCAGATATACCTTTTTTCATAAAAGGAAAAAATTCTATAGTTACAGGAATCGGTGAGAACTTAAGTGACATAGTAATTTCGAGTGGATTAGGAATTTTAGCAATTCCTGATATATCAATAAATACCAAAGAAGCGTTTGCGTACCTCAAAAAACCTTTACAGGCAGAGGTCAATTTAAAAGAATGGAATTTCCTGCAAGAAAAAGACCTTCTTTCTCTGAGAAATGGAGATTGGAAGTATTTATCTGGCAGGTTTGAAAACGATTTTGAAGAGTTTGCTTTTAGAAATTATTCTATTCTTAAAGAAATAAAATCGAAGTTTCTTGAATATGGTGCTTCTTTTGCGTCATTAACAGGAACAGGCTCTTGTATATACGGGCTTGTTAGTGATGAAAAACTTCGAGAAGAAATATTTGAAAAGATGAAGGATCATTTTTCTGATTGCAAATTTATAAATTTTAGTTTTTAA
- the pyrE gene encoding orotate phosphoribosyltransferase translates to MKEKIFSLIKEFVYRYSEEEFTLASGKKSHHYFNCKEITLYPDRLSILAEYFVKEHIPSILPSPPESVGGLTLGADPISYSIALEYSKSNTKVFPLVVRKESKDHGTKKEIEGAIQLVKSCLVIDDVITTGGSTIKAVESLRRAGLVVDKGICILDREEGGNESLSLIGIKMFPIFKKSDFI, encoded by the coding sequence ATAAAGGAAAAAATTTTTTCTCTTATAAAAGAATTTGTTTATAGATACTCTGAGGAAGAATTCACACTCGCTTCAGGAAAAAAGTCACACCATTATTTTAATTGTAAAGAAATTACACTCTACCCTGACCGACTTTCTATCCTTGCAGAATATTTCGTAAAGGAGCATATTCCTTCTATTCTGCCAAGCCCACCTGAATCAGTCGGAGGACTTACGTTAGGTGCAGACCCTATCAGCTATTCAATTGCACTAGAATATTCAAAATCAAATACAAAAGTTTTTCCACTCGTAGTTAGAAAAGAATCAAAAGACCATGGAACAAAAAAAGAAATAGAAGGAGCAATTCAACTTGTAAAATCCTGCTTAGTCATTGATGATGTAATTACTACCGGTGGCTCGACTATCAAAGCTGTAGAATCTCTTCGTCGTGCAGGACTTGTGGTAGATAAAGGAATCTGTATTTTAGATAGAGAAGAAGGTGGAAACGAATCTCTATCTTTAATTGGTATAAAAATGTTTCCTATTTTTAAAAAAAGTGATTTTATATGA
- a CDS encoding site-specific DNA-methyltransferase, which translates to MGIQSKLLTIKEASEWATQHTCKTVTTANISYLIQYGRIKKIGENGSTQIALQDLVNYYKSYNGQRENSWKDQLGEDLNWALSFDQYKEAETTKHVHRLHPYKGKFIPQLVEYFLDNHIDNFKTETYFKKGDIVLDPFSGSGTTMVQSCELGMNAVGIDVSAFNALIGNCKVTKYDLADIQNEINRISKALKSFIENSHITEFEAKLLQELYEFNNKYFPATTYKYNLRQGNINEKEYGAEKEKEFLPTYNKLVKQYNIKLRQDKADNFLDKWYSQHIREEIEFVFSEIKKIKNTNTKKIVSVILSRTIRSCRATTHADLATLVEPITATYYCSKHGKMCKPLFSILKWLETYSKDTVKRLAQFDKLRTETFQTCLTGDSRTIDIFTQLKKQNPAFAELAEKKKIKGIFSSPPYVGLIDYHEQHAYAYDLFGFERKDELEIGPLFKGQGKEAKQSYIQGISDVLNNAKKYLADDYDIFLVANDKYNMYPTIAENAGMKIVNQFKRPVLNRTEKDKGAYSEIIFHLKSK; encoded by the coding sequence ATGGGAATACAATCTAAACTTTTGACCATAAAAGAAGCAAGCGAATGGGCGACACAGCACACTTGCAAAACCGTTACGACCGCTAACATTTCCTATCTCATTCAGTACGGACGAATTAAGAAAATTGGCGAAAACGGCTCAACGCAAATTGCGTTGCAAGACCTTGTAAACTATTACAAATCCTACAACGGACAACGTGAAAATTCTTGGAAAGACCAACTTGGCGAAGATTTGAATTGGGCTTTATCGTTTGACCAATACAAAGAAGCCGAAACGACAAAACACGTTCATCGTTTACACCCATACAAAGGCAAATTTATTCCTCAGTTGGTTGAGTATTTTTTAGACAATCACATCGACAATTTCAAAACTGAAACGTATTTCAAAAAAGGCGACATTGTGCTTGACCCATTTTCAGGAAGCGGCACAACGATGGTGCAAAGTTGCGAATTAGGAATGAACGCAGTCGGCATTGATGTTTCAGCTTTCAACGCTTTAATTGGGAATTGCAAGGTAACAAAGTATGATTTAGCCGACATTCAAAACGAAATCAATCGCATTTCAAAAGCATTGAAATCGTTTATTGAAAATTCCCATATAACCGAATTTGAAGCAAAATTGTTGCAAGAACTCTACGAGTTCAACAACAAATATTTTCCCGCAACCACTTACAAATACAATTTGCGACAAGGCAACATCAATGAGAAAGAATACGGTGCGGAAAAAGAAAAAGAATTTTTGCCGACATACAATAAACTCGTAAAACAATACAACATAAAATTACGCCAAGACAAAGCTGACAACTTTTTAGACAAATGGTATTCGCAACACATTCGTGAAGAAATAGAATTTGTGTTTAGCGAAATCAAAAAAATTAAAAATACGAACACGAAGAAAATTGTAAGCGTAATTCTAAGTCGCACAATTCGTAGTTGCAGAGCAACTACACACGCTGATTTAGCTACACTTGTTGAACCCATTACTGCAACTTATTATTGTTCTAAGCACGGAAAAATGTGCAAACCACTTTTTTCAATATTAAAATGGTTGGAAACTTACAGCAAAGATACAGTAAAACGACTTGCACAGTTTGACAAATTACGAACAGAAACTTTTCAAACTTGTTTAACAGGCGATAGCAGAACGATAGATATTTTTACTCAACTCAAAAAACAAAATCCAGCGTTTGCAGAATTAGCTGAAAAGAAAAAAATCAAAGGCATTTTTTCATCACCACCTTACGTTGGTTTAATTGACTATCACGAGCAACACGCTTACGCTTACGATTTATTTGGCTTTGAACGCAAAGACGAATTAGAAATCGGTCCGCTTTTCAAAGGACAAGGCAAAGAAGCAAAACAGAGTTATATACAAGGAATTTCGGACGTTTTAAACAATGCAAAAAAATATCTTGCAGACGACTACGACATTTTTTTAGTAGCAAACGACAAATACAATATGTATCCGACTATTGCCGAAAACGCAGGAATGAAAATCGTTAATCAATTCAAACGACCTGTATTAAACCGAACTGAAAAGGACAAAGGAGCGTATTCGGAAATAATTTTTCATTTAAAGAGTAAGTAG
- a CDS encoding WYL domain-containing protein, with protein MKQKTKKVREKLNLIKILSSKRLTLDELAKYSGYTKISSLKNDLSELYMIGSFPYSPGDYIEIDYDGNTVGIRLPTKLDLYVRLSADEWMELRNIIDEELKIEFNDERKKYLRSVQEKIKKIIPYSEYEPRYKLKEQIQDAINKKNKIQFNYQSRKNNLSEKREVAPFRIIQENSGYLIAYCYLRKDLRIFRIDSIFDIVEIGTSYESDLMEMQSTEYDLSFSNISTSNKEEAEILFLPEIEINLSLRMKFIVKERNIILDNENKYIRATTSILEENWFKNTIRSFGKNIIVLKPESIREEFVSDLEKFQILKNT; from the coding sequence TTGAAGCAAAAGACTAAAAAAGTCAGAGAAAAACTGAATCTAATAAAAATACTATCATCAAAAAGATTAACCTTAGACGAGCTTGCAAAATATTCAGGCTATACGAAAATATCTTCCTTAAAAAATGATCTTTCTGAATTGTATATGATCGGCTCCTTCCCTTATTCTCCGGGAGATTATATAGAAATTGATTACGATGGAAACACAGTAGGAATTCGTCTTCCAACGAAACTAGATCTTTATGTGAGATTAAGTGCAGATGAATGGATGGAGTTACGAAACATTATTGATGAAGAATTAAAAATCGAATTCAACGACGAAAGAAAGAAATATTTAAGAAGTGTTCAAGAAAAAATAAAAAAAATTATTCCGTATTCTGAATATGAGCCTCGATATAAATTAAAAGAGCAAATTCAAGATGCGATAAATAAAAAAAACAAAATACAATTCAATTATCAATCCAGAAAAAATAATTTATCCGAAAAAAGAGAAGTCGCACCTTTTCGGATAATACAAGAAAATTCTGGATACTTAATCGCTTATTGTTATCTTAGAAAAGATTTGCGTATTTTTAGAATAGATTCTATTTTTGATATTGTGGAAATTGGCACATCGTACGAATCGGATTTGATGGAAATGCAATCAACAGAATACGATTTATCTTTTTCAAATATATCAACGTCAAATAAAGAAGAAGCTGAAATTTTATTTCTTCCTGAAATAGAAATTAATCTTAGTTTAAGAATGAAATTTATTGTGAAAGAAAGAAATATAATACTCGATAACGAGAATAAATACATTCGTGCAACTACTTCAATTTTAGAAGAAAATTGGTTTAAAAATACCATCCGGTCTTTCGGAAAAAATATTATCGTTCTAAAACCGGAATCCATTAGGGAAGAATTTGTCTCAGATTTGGAAAAATTCCAAATATTAAAAAATACATGA
- a CDS encoding ATP-dependent zinc metalloprotease FtsH, which yields MNKNVKNVILILSVVLLILAFWYRPERLDTRVTEISYSDFLNMLEPVDGKKPIGKIVESEGKKKKQLVIEKEIIEGWYLPDNSKDNKPKQFRTNIAPINSEILAKLRKSNHSFQAKSSEENRFLNAIGSIIPWILAFGIIWFIMMRQLQSTGNRAFSFGKSKAKLNMDPKVKVTFGDVAGCEEAKQELSEMIDFLKDPKKFQSIGARIPTGVLLVGPPGTGKTLLAKAVAGEAGVPFFSISGSDFVEMFVGVGASRVRDLFEQGKKNAPCIIFIDEIDAVGRLRGAGLGGGHDEREQTLNQMLVEMDGFEENEGVIVMAATNRADVLDPALLRPGRFDRQVIVDLPDVNGREEILKVHVKKVPLTSDISLNSIARGTPGFTGADLANLINEAALLAARGNKKRVTQEDLENARDKVMMGPERKSFFISEKEKEVIAFHEAGHAILATLLSFTEPIHKVTIIPRGRALGLTQSLPAEEKHIHPKNYWLDQIVMSMGGYIAEELKFGNPSTGSSNDIQHATNIARKMVCEWGMSEKLGTINYSGGNENVFLARDMSHPSKFYSEHFAAMIDEEVKTIVQSCLNKGRDLIKKNNKKLDRLAKALLVQETINSEELNTILSSSPDLVTKKKVDKVKNDPENLNPAPVVI from the coding sequence ATGAATAAAAATGTTAAAAATGTAATCCTCATCCTTTCTGTAGTTTTGTTAATTTTAGCATTTTGGTACAGACCGGAAAGGTTAGATACCAGAGTGACAGAAATATCGTATTCTGATTTTTTAAACATGCTTGAGCCGGTTGATGGTAAAAAACCTATCGGTAAGATAGTGGAATCTGAAGGAAAAAAAAAAAAGCAATTAGTCATCGAAAAGGAAATCATCGAGGGCTGGTATCTACCGGATAATTCTAAAGATAATAAACCTAAACAGTTTCGGACAAATATTGCTCCGATCAACTCTGAAATTTTAGCAAAACTAAGAAAGTCAAACCACTCTTTTCAAGCAAAATCATCAGAAGAGAATCGTTTTCTGAATGCAATTGGTTCAATCATTCCATGGATTCTTGCCTTTGGTATTATTTGGTTTATTATGATGCGTCAGTTGCAATCGACTGGAAACAGAGCGTTTTCTTTTGGGAAGAGCAAAGCTAAATTAAACATGGATCCAAAAGTAAAAGTAACATTTGGAGATGTTGCCGGTTGCGAAGAAGCGAAACAAGAGCTTTCCGAGATGATTGATTTTTTAAAAGATCCTAAAAAATTTCAGTCTATTGGTGCAAGAATCCCTACAGGTGTTCTTCTTGTGGGACCTCCCGGAACAGGAAAAACTCTTCTTGCAAAAGCAGTTGCAGGAGAAGCGGGAGTTCCATTTTTTAGCATATCCGGTTCTGACTTTGTAGAAATGTTTGTAGGGGTTGGGGCATCCAGAGTTAGAGATCTATTTGAGCAAGGTAAGAAAAATGCTCCATGTATAATATTTATTGATGAGATAGATGCTGTAGGAAGATTGAGGGGGGCAGGACTTGGTGGAGGGCATGACGAGAGAGAGCAGACACTCAATCAGATGCTTGTAGAAATGGATGGGTTTGAAGAGAATGAAGGTGTGATTGTAATGGCTGCAACCAATCGCGCAGATGTTTTGGATCCGGCACTTTTACGCCCGGGTAGATTTGATCGTCAGGTGATTGTGGATTTACCCGATGTAAATGGTAGAGAAGAAATTCTAAAAGTTCACGTTAAGAAAGTGCCTTTGACTTCTGATATATCCTTAAATTCGATTGCAAGAGGGACTCCAGGATTTACAGGTGCAGATCTGGCTAACCTGATTAATGAGGCAGCTTTACTAGCTGCAAGAGGAAATAAAAAAAGGGTAACTCAAGAAGACTTAGAAAATGCAAGAGATAAAGTCATGATGGGGCCTGAAAGAAAATCATTTTTTATTTCTGAAAAAGAGAAAGAAGTTATTGCCTTTCACGAAGCCGGCCATGCAATTCTTGCGACTCTTTTGTCGTTTACTGAACCAATACATAAGGTTACAATTATTCCGAGAGGGAGGGCACTTGGATTGACTCAATCTTTGCCGGCTGAAGAAAAACACATTCATCCTAAAAATTATTGGTTAGATCAAATTGTAATGTCGATGGGTGGATACATTGCTGAAGAATTAAAATTTGGAAATCCTTCAACAGGGTCAAGTAACGATATTCAACATGCGACTAATATTGCTCGAAAAATGGTTTGCGAATGGGGAATGTCTGAGAAGTTAGGCACGATTAATTATAGTGGCGGAAATGAAAATGTTTTCTTAGCGAGAGACATGTCGCATCCGAGTAAATTTTATAGTGAGCATTTTGCGGCAATGATTGATGAAGAAGTAAAAACAATTGTTCAGTCATGTCTGAATAAAGGTAGAGATTTGATTAAGAAGAACAATAAAAAATTAGATCGACTTGCAAAAGCTCTGCTTGTTCAAGAAACAATTAATTCTGAAGAGTTAAATACAATACTTTCATCTTCACCGGATCTTGTTACCAAAAAAAAGGTAGATAAAGTAAAAAATGATCCAGAAAATTTGAATCCTGCTCCGGTAGTTATTTGA
- a CDS encoding aminoacyl-tRNA hydrolase has protein sequence MKLIVGLGNPGDKYNNNRANIGFKILDVIASNIGLEIKTKKKKSMIGRGFFEGDEVVLLKPQTFSNLSGESVLYIASFLRIKVQDIVVIHEDYTLSLGQIVIEKGNSDSEHAGIASVAQSLRSSNFIKIRIGIKNNQFKVGEHEKFLKEDFHPMENLKLIDIINDAEAAIRSISLGDIDEVIEKYKL, from the coding sequence ATTAAACTTATAGTAGGTTTGGGAAATCCGGGAGACAAGTACAATAATAATCGGGCAAATATTGGTTTTAAAATTTTAGATGTGATTGCGAGCAATATTGGTCTGGAGATTAAAACCAAAAAAAAGAAGTCTATGATTGGAAGGGGTTTTTTTGAAGGAGACGAGGTTGTTCTTTTAAAGCCCCAAACGTTTAGCAATCTCTCCGGAGAGTCTGTATTGTACATCGCCTCTTTTTTAAGGATAAAAGTCCAAGATATTGTTGTGATTCATGAAGACTACACCTTGTCTCTTGGACAAATTGTAATTGAAAAAGGGAATTCTGATTCGGAACACGCAGGGATAGCCTCTGTCGCTCAATCGCTAAGGTCATCTAATTTTATAAAAATCAGGATTGGAATTAAAAATAATCAATTTAAAGTAGGGGAACATGAAAAGTTTTTAAAAGAAGATTTCCACCCTATGGAAAATTTGAAGTTGATTGATATTATTAATGATGCAGAAGCAGCAATACGCTCTATTAGTCTCGGAGATATTGATGAAGTAATTGAAAAATACAAACTTTAA
- a CDS encoding TdeIII family type II restriction endonuclease, with protein sequence MALTKQQINQVDTVLKNSLRNKFQNYKPEPASMPFHTRLLGKDRMALFSFIHSLNTNFGTSIFEPVALALASTTFKEAKSQATAGTKISEKAQRVIQDIMDDLTAVNSKPKKLDEIEAIRKVAQTGTMKTVKPTKVDIWLQSHDNQFYLFDIKTAKPNKGGFKEYKRTLLEWTACVLSENSKAKINTLIAIPYNPYEPKPYSRWTMAGMLDLPSELKVAEEFWDFLGGQGTYKQLLDIFEKVGVELRPEIDNYFARYRK encoded by the coding sequence ATGGCATTAACTAAACAACAAATAAATCAAGTTGATACAGTTTTGAAAAATAGTTTACGAAATAAATTTCAAAACTATAAACCAGAACCCGCTTCAATGCCTTTTCATACAAGACTTTTGGGAAAGGACAGAATGGCGTTGTTCTCATTTATTCATTCGCTAAACACAAATTTCGGAACAAGTATTTTTGAACCTGTTGCATTGGCGTTAGCGTCAACAACTTTTAAAGAAGCGAAATCACAAGCCACTGCAGGAACAAAAATCAGCGAAAAAGCACAACGAGTTATCCAAGACATTATGGACGACTTGACAGCTGTCAATTCAAAACCAAAAAAGTTAGACGAAATTGAAGCGATTAGAAAAGTTGCACAAACAGGAACAATGAAAACTGTGAAACCAACCAAAGTGGATATTTGGTTGCAAAGTCACGACAACCAATTTTACTTGTTTGACATCAAAACTGCAAAGCCAAACAAAGGCGGTTTCAAAGAATATAAGCGAACACTTTTAGAATGGACAGCTTGTGTTTTATCTGAAAATTCAAAAGCAAAAATCAATACGTTAATTGCAATTCCTTACAATCCTTACGAACCAAAACCTTATTCACGTTGGACAATGGCAGGAATGTTAGACTTACCAAGCGAATTGAAAGTTGCAGAAGAATTTTGGGATTTTCTTGGCGGACAAGGAACATACAAACAACTCTTAGACATTTTTGAAAAAGTTGGTGTAGAACTACGACCAGAAATTGACAACTACTTTGCACGATATCGTAAATAG
- a CDS encoding 50S ribosomal protein L25/general stress protein Ctc, with product MSKLTIKAIKKTETGKNANNRLRASGRVPVNIIGGGKSTPASMVETELDHLLASGIRQATLFELDIDGASSNVYVKDIQRFPGTNKVRHIDFYQVTPGKKVVAKVNILTTGIAKGSKSGGQFEHLIHELKVKMTPEEMKDTITLDVTDLEIGDSIKVSQLQIPKSWEVLINGDPIITSVNVTRALIAAEKTESKGSDTKAPAGAADKPAAKAPAAKKK from the coding sequence ATGAGTAAACTAACAATCAAAGCAATCAAGAAAACCGAAACAGGAAAAAATGCAAACAATAGGTTGAGAGCCAGTGGTAGAGTTCCCGTGAATATCATCGGTGGAGGTAAATCAACACCTGCAAGCATGGTGGAAACAGAATTGGATCATTTATTAGCATCGGGAATACGTCAGGCGACATTGTTTGAATTAGATATAGACGGAGCGAGTTCAAATGTGTATGTAAAAGATATTCAAAGATTTCCGGGAACAAACAAAGTTCGACATATTGATTTTTATCAGGTAACTCCGGGCAAAAAAGTTGTAGCAAAAGTAAATATTTTAACAACTGGAATTGCAAAAGGATCTAAGTCCGGAGGGCAGTTTGAGCACTTAATCCATGAACTAAAAGTGAAGATGACACCGGAAGAAATGAAAGACACTATTACTCTGGATGTTACTGATTTGGAAATAGGAGACAGTATAAAAGTAAGTCAACTTCAAATTCCAAAAAGTTGGGAAGTTTTAATCAATGGGGATCCGATTATTACGTCTGTGAATGTAACAAGAGCTTTAATTGCTGCTGAAAAAACTGAATCTAAGGGATCGGATACAAAAGCTCCTGCGGGTGCAGCTGATAAGCCTGCGGCAAAAGCTCCGGCAGCAAAGAAAAAATAA